GTATAAAACTAGAAGATATTGAGAAGCAGTAGCTAAACTTGAATAGGCCTGATTATCATTAAGTCAAATCAAGAGCTCAAACTTGACTTAGCCTTGAGCTTGAGCTGAACTTAAActcaaatcaaataaattttataaatataaaaacaatttttatattttactaagTATGTGTATAATATTAGAAGATGTTGAAGGAAAAGTATAAACCATATCTAACTCACAACACAAGCCACTCGGGCCAATACAAAAATACCAGACCTCGGCTAGATTAATTACTCGAGCAATGCAAGATCAGCATACATAAAGCCGAACCCTACTATCTTGAGTTCTTGACTAATTCATACTCCAAGCAAGCGATGTTATGATTTTAAATAAGGATAAAAGAAACATACATTTAGGAGCTAACTCTCCAATCTTTTTCAGCTTTTGAAGATGAATAACTACTACGGGAAACAATGCAAATCTCATAGCCATGGTGGAAGTTACAATAGTTATCCACCTGCAAAAGTGATTTCGAATTTCTTTTACTTCAAATACAAAATTTCCATTTTCCTTCTTATTCTGGGCAAGAGAGAAGAAATTGACCTACCAAGGGAAGCCAGTGAGATTATGGTAACCATCAAGCAATGATACGATTGCACGAACCGGAAGGATAGATTCTTCAACATTGTTGGACGAAGTGAAAAAGGACCGAGTGGCGGGGTAAGGGATTGGGGAGACGCGCGCCGGAAGGTTGGGGTGTGATCGAGATGCAGGGCACAAAGGGAGATGAGTGACATGCGGCAGATAAAAAGTGGAGAGAGGAATAGAACGACGGAGGTGGGTAAGAAAGATCTTGGAATTCGCCATTGCCCAAAGTGGAAGAAACACCTAAACCCTGcaaaggtttttttcttttttaaactcCGGTTAAATCCCTTTATCTCAGATTAAATATATGAACTTGTTAACTTTTTTTCCGTGAAGTTGTcttgattttgatacttttatcTCAGATTgaatatttattgtatttttgcTACATTAATATTCAATGTTAATTTGGTTTATAAGTAGAGGAGTTCATTATTCGAGTCGGGTTTAAGTgtgatattaattattttatatttgtcaAATTTGATCCGATtcgaaatttatttttaaatttttgtttaaatttaaaaaaatttataatcatcttaatattaGTTTGTTCAAAAAATGTTCAAGCTCAAACTCTCAAGCTcaatctatattttaaataaatctacTTTTATTTTGTCTAAACTCATTTTTTAggcctaataaatttatttaaatcctCTCAAATTTTAAACAGATCTTCTAATTTGACAGATAGCCCATAAACAATTGTATTTATAACCTctggattaatttttttaaatactaggATTAACTGCCTTCAAAATGCAACTTAAAGTCAATTAAAAAACTTGCTAGTCATCCAAGACATATCTGCATGAAGTTGTTCTAATCTTTCCACGAGTTAAGTAATAAAaagctttttttaataaaaaaaaaactaaactattttttaattaaaaaaaacgtTAACTTTTTGAATCTATTAACTTTTATCAAAGAGATGCTGCAGTAAATGGTGCAGAGGGTCAACACAaggtataaaaatttatatttttatgtaccaAACACAATTTATGTTTAGTGTTTGTTTAAATGTCTCAAtgaatttaagcatattatattcCTGAGTACAATTTTTTCTCTCTAATCTTGGTTATATGCTCAATTGCTTTCTCTAATATCAAGTGTTCATGGAAATACAGCTCAAGCTCACATTCACTCTTCTCTGTTTTTTTCTTCTAGTACGATTGAGTCGAAAATACCAACAATTTTGCTGAACTTGCCAAATAACTAGAACTAATGAACTTGCTGCAATACATCTtcgataaaataaaaaatttaaaaaaaaaaacagattcaaaAGGTTgagttttttattaaaaaaaaaaactttccatTACTTAATGCATGGAAAGATTAGCAGATCCTCATCTATTTTGGCGCTGCAACtcatcatttttaatgatttttcgcGATAATTTAATTTGGTCTAAGTCGTAAATGTCTTAGATGACTGACGACAAGTTATTTAATTGATGTTAAGTGTGCAAGTTAATCCTGGCCTTTTCAAACTAACAATTCAGGTGTCATAGTCCAATTTAACATTGGATATTAATGGAGGAAACTATAATGTAGGGAAGCTATTGGAGATTGTTTTCACATGCttagatttttttatacaaattaaatcttattaatctCACACTGGGCTGAGTTTTTAAGAGGATAAATCTAAAGCTTATCGTACTTTTAAGAGGCTACTTACTTGATTTGAAACATCCAAAAATTTCGATATTAAAAATAAGTAgtgaaattttttataaagttgatgtctacaaaactaattaataaattgatcaaaacaaGTACACCtattaattaatagtatagctatagtAAGCACAAGTATCATTTTCTCGAGAACTACAATTACTACTAACTatcacatttttattatttaacttaataattcaaagaattgattaaaatcaaatcaaactatCTAAATTAACTAATGAATACACCAAAGAATGAAACACAAAAACAATCAAGTATCAACCAAGTGACTAAACAATGTCTAGgtaagaattcacctagatttcatctataATTCTCAATATAATATATGCAATTTATTTTCTTAGCTCTTTAATCCTTGGAAATCCTTAATTTATGCTAATACCTCTTTCGAGCATAAGAGCAATtaactctaagttgattaattgaaatttatttataattcaaactcttattattacattaattcgctctatggatccccttattagatttgactctaatccggtagatttatgtcgtcatATTTCTAGAATTGTATGTAACTTCATTCAATTATGTAAGATCTAATCAATTACAATAAGGGTCTATTCAACCTCGGACTTATTTACATCAAACATGAATTAACACTCTAAAATTATTAACCcaagaataataaaacattcaTAATTGAAAACAAAGAGGCTAAgattttattgcataaaaatagaaatcaaacaaTAGAATCCATCCTAAGGTTCATCTCCCTTAGATATTAAGAGAATTAGTTCATAATGGCAAGAGTAAACATCCAAAACTACAATATAACCACTAGAATAAAAGAATTTCATGATAACTCCCTTGAAAATCAACTTGGACTCTTGAATCTTGGTGGAAAGTTGCTTGGCAATCGACTTCAATGATGTTCTCAAGGTAATTTCGTGCTTTCCCTTGGTGGTTGACTTCTTCCTTATTTCCCTATTTATAACCTCTTAAAGTaccaaaaaaccctaaaaatcataaCTTGCAGCCGTAAGTCTACATAGTTCCTAAGATCGACGAACCTTGAACACATAGCCATGTGAATCCACACTACCATGTGGATTGCCTATGTGAAAATTTGTTGCATGTGCCCAACTTCTGGAATGTTTCAAAGTTCTAGTTTTAACCATTTTCTCAATCATATTGCTCCCAAACGCCCTATTAAGCACTAAAACATGAATATAAAGGATTAATAGTGTATAATTCACAATTAATGCCACATAATTACCTAAAATGCACTAAAAATGAggctaaaatatgttacttttgacaCTTATCAAATATCTTGACACGTAATCATttgcttgccctcaagcaaaGTCCTTAATTCACATTTGGATTAACTTTCCTTCACCCGTTATTTTCACTGATCATGTCTTAAGATAATTAATAGATTACCATGCATCAAGGATTTAAATGAAAATGGCAATAAAGAGCATAAGCAATCCAAGCAAAAAAATTTAATGCATAAAACATAGAGTCTCCCCTGTTTTAATAGTTACTTGAAATTCAAACTCAACAAGGCTTAACATCCACAATAAGATTCACTTAAaacactcaaagtgtttaaaTGCTAATTAATATGAACTCAAAAGTCAAAATGAGGAATTTTATTACCATAAGGCTAATTAATatgcactcaaagtgtttaagagGTCATTACaagggttgtaatggggtttaggttaaGGGCATGGAAGGATGTACAATGTGATTACAATTGAGAGTTGAATTGATGAGTTACAAGACCAAAAGAATAAGATGTTGAATTGCAAAGAATTAACatgaataataaacaaacaattgAAGTGAGCCTTTATATTAGATAAAATTGTGATGATGTAAGCTCAACAAATAAGATAATAGGGTTATAACATAAATAGTGATCTCACAATTGCACAAGATAGCCCAaagttttccatttttttcttttttttcacatttttttaaaaaaaattcagcaatATGAATTATTAAACATGCTTAGACAACTTACTAAAATCTAATCTCGACTAATGGAAGGCAATACAAGGGTAATTCAAAGATTAAAGgggttttaaaggttaaaataaatGGGTGATAAATGAACAAAAAGGGATTAGGCTCAAAGGGTTTTACTAGTGATAAATAAGTGGGTAGGCTATTTAAAGGCAAAGTGGGTTAAATcttaagtgtctttatcatctcaatatatcaaatcaTCAATGTGGTATTGACATGCATAAcaaaagcaagttctagaataatagacCTAATTGAcacactcaaaataaaaaataacatgaacataaaaGGAtggatgctctaaaggctcaaaatcttacaaaaatatggttttgatgtcaaaacTTATAAAGTTATAATTCAAGACAATTATTAAGTTATAATTCATATTTCGCAATCCACTTAATCTTTAGGTATGCCACAATATGAATATCACAAGTGAATAGATCTATAaatggatttaggatctattctaatTGGGTCCAGTTcgatgtactatcagtctagtcaatcacatctatgtctctgtcttttgggagtcatccgctctaatacccaagacaaagcatctcctaaattggacttgatagacgacatattagtcttttaatcgatttgctcattttcgattagactaaggacatatttaggttcgtctactaatacaagttgtctttctatattaTGATATGACCACATAATACTGCTAAATATTAGTTAAACAATAAACAACTAGTAAGCaacattttttttccattttgctttgcgtgcaaaaaccatgttaggacaatatacaaagtttTAATGCAATTCATGAATagtttttattaaccaatctatttgaaaaattacaagtatacttATGTGATCCAACAATCTatcacttgccctagtgaagtagatgagtcatgtttCACATTCTTGTACCCGTATATATGTTTCCTAAAGAGCTCTCCAGCTAATAGAGTCTTGGCAAAAAAATCCCAATGTTTGTCCTCATATATAATCTTTGACTACATCCAATATTTCGTCAGACACTACCGCCTCACTTATGATACTTTGCGTCAATGTGTTTTGTCCTTATGTGGTTTATTTGAGCCTTAGCTATATCTGCACTGTTATAGAGTCATAGCTTTTCCATACTTCATATTTGACCCTTCATAGTGAAGTTAGTAGTGCAACCTTACTTGACACTTATTCACACTATGGACCCATCATCTTGGACAAAACACATCCCAATGTTGTTTCTTCAAATCCCACATATTTGGAAGTCAGAATCAGTATATCTAATAGGAGTAAGATCTTCTCCgtaatacacaagcatataaccCTCGTTCTCCAACCCCACTGTAAAATAGATATTTGGGTGTGTGCATAGcataacatacatgagacttcATACTACAGAAGCATAAGAAACCTTTCTGATGTTATCTCTTTCTTCTACTATCTTAGGACATTCCTCTAAAGAGATGAAATCCTAATACAAAATGTTTATTTCCTTTCTTCAAATTGGTCATTGCATAACGctccaatatcttgtctatgtatgaaACTTGATACAATGCTCTCACTTTGTTCTTTCATGCTAAATTATTGGGCTAATTACAGTTTAATTTATGATAATGTCCCTACATCATTCCCAATTAGTAGAATGTCATCAGCATATCGAATGAGAAAGACTACCTTTTCATCcactaaatatttttaaacacaaggttcatctacaTTTTGCTtaaatccaaaagtcttgattgcttgatcaaatctttgattctaAGAGTGGGATGtttgcttaagtccatatatggatctaagcagtttgcaaactttTTGGTCATTTTCTTTAGCTATATATCAGATGGGTTGCATCATATAGATATTCTCTTTAAGTTAGTCATTCAAAATCTTTATCTTGACATCTATATGCCAAATCTTGTAATCAAGAATCACCACAATAGATAACAATATACAGATTGACTTGAGCATGACAACTAGAGATAAGGTTTCTTCGTAATTGATACATTATTTCTAATTATAACATTTTGCTACAAATCTagccttataagtttccacttttccattcgcatttcttttccttttgtaaATCTACTTACACCCTATGTGTTTTATCCCAATCTGTAAGTCTATAAGTTCCTACACTAAGTTGGAATCTATAGAATCCATCTCAGTTCCCATAGTTATTTCCCAGAGGTTGGAATCAACACTCTGTATTGCTTCATCATACATGAGTGGTTTATCATCTTCCTGTTCGACAGACTTAGTGTTAAAAACACTTTCGCCAGATTGGAAGAACTTAGGCCTATGAGAGACCGTCCTACTACGACAAAGCACCCTATTATGTTGATTATTTGTAGGTCTACTATTAGGAGTTTGTTTTGGAACCTATTCGTTAAGGTTTTGTATATTTCCCGAAAGTTCTTCGAGTACCTCTTTATTTCgaggtttgaagtcattcatgtaact
This window of the Gossypium hirsutum isolate 1008001.06 chromosome A09, Gossypium_hirsutum_v2.1, whole genome shotgun sequence genome carries:
- the LOC107888790 gene encoding ALBINO3-like protein 3, mitochondrial isoform X3; this translates as MANSKIFLTHLRRSIPLSTFYLPHVTHLPLCPASRSHPNLPARVSPIPYPATRSFFTSSNNVEESILPVRAIVSLLDGYHNLTGFPWWITIVTSTMAMRFALFPVVVIHLQKLKKIGELAPKLPSPLPPPMSGSSYKDHFIHFEKERKANGCPSYFWFFASFLTQVPCLFLWVTSIRRMSLDNYPGFDSGGALWFKNLTELPHDVSGFIFPFLIAGLHYLNVQLQGPKDWLL